A window of the Lactuca sativa cultivar Salinas chromosome 5, Lsat_Salinas_v11, whole genome shotgun sequence genome harbors these coding sequences:
- the LOC111890664 gene encoding uncharacterized protein LOC111890664 — protein sequence MECASKISPYASLSVPLPSSVHLHGKSICFADKPTRRFFLKMKATSDNGAAHPSPSQISSSNAVGNMHRRLSSLESLFCYDKSVPEEIIEKPVGLSVDEKKIGNKRRCDGCEAKGAVLCATCTGSGLYVDSIMESQGIIVKVRCLGCGGTGNIMCSECGGRGHRGVS from the exons ATGGAGTGTGCTTCGAAGATTTCACCATATGCGAGCTTATCTGTTCCTCTTCCGTCTTCCGTACATCTTCATGGGAAATCCATTTGTTTTGCTGATAAACCAACACGCCGTTTCTTTCTCAAGATGAAAGCTACCTCAGACAATGGTGCAGCTCATCCCTCTCCTTCGCAGATT TCTTCATCGAATGCAGTAGGGAATATGCACAGAAGATTAAGCAGTCTTGAGTCCCTTTTCTGTTATGATAAATCTGTTCCAGAGGAGATAATTGAGAAACCAGTTGGGTTGTCAGTAGATGAAAAGAAGATTGGGAATAAAAGGCGTTGTGATGGTTGTGAAGCCAAGGGTGCTGTTCTTTGTGCCACTTGCACTGGATCTGGACTATATGTTGACTCTATAATGGAGAGTCAGGGCATCATTGTCAAAGTTCGATGCCTAG GTTGTGGAGGAACCGGTAACATCATGTGTTCTGAATGTGGTGGCCGTGGGCATCGTGGTGTCTCCTAA